A genomic window from Clostridia bacterium includes:
- the nagA gene encoding N-acetylglucosamine-6-phosphate deacetylase produces the protein MLIRNGTVLRGDFTLAREDVAVEGESISAGAGSGECIDASGLFVLPGLVDIHTHGVGEHECYDGDGAALKVARSLAAGGTTAFLPTCRGMDIEKLVSVTGEIAELIEAGVPAGCASPEGINLEGPFLSEAKRGAHPVEYLSKPDTALYARLREAAKGRVKLVTVAPECAGADALIEEITGTAVASLGHSAADYETAKRAFARGASHVTHLFNAMLPMGHREPGLAGAALDSEGVTCELICDGEHVHPAAVRLAFKELGAERVALISDSVAGAGLPRGEYVFRGIKHRRDGGKAVRLADGQLAGGGGFLLDNVRSAVEFGVPLADAVRAASLTPARVIGAEGRIGSIATGKRADLILVDAELKLKAVVLRGILLS, from the coding sequence ATGCTCATCAGAAACGGAACGGTACTGCGCGGGGATTTCACACTCGCGCGTGAAGACGTAGCGGTCGAGGGCGAAAGCATCTCCGCGGGCGCGGGCTCCGGCGAATGCATCGACGCCTCCGGCCTGTTCGTCCTGCCAGGGCTTGTGGATATCCACACCCACGGCGTCGGGGAGCACGAGTGCTACGACGGCGACGGCGCCGCGCTGAAGGTAGCGCGCTCGCTCGCCGCGGGCGGCACGACAGCGTTTCTCCCGACCTGCCGCGGAATGGATATCGAAAAACTCGTTTCCGTTACCGGCGAGATCGCGGAGCTTATCGAAGCCGGCGTCCCCGCCGGCTGCGCCTCGCCCGAGGGGATAAACCTCGAGGGCCCCTTCCTTTCGGAAGCGAAGCGCGGCGCGCACCCGGTCGAATACCTCTCGAAGCCGGATACCGCGCTCTACGCCCGCCTTCGCGAAGCGGCGAAGGGGCGCGTCAAGCTCGTCACCGTCGCGCCCGAATGCGCAGGCGCGGACGCGCTAATTGAAGAAATAACCGGTACCGCCGTCGCGTCGCTCGGGCACTCCGCGGCGGATTACGAAACGGCGAAACGCGCCTTCGCGCGCGGAGCGTCTCACGTCACGCATCTTTTCAACGCGATGCTCCCGATGGGGCACCGCGAACCCGGGCTCGCCGGCGCGGCGCTGGACAGCGAAGGCGTCACCTGCGAGCTTATCTGCGACGGCGAACACGTCCATCCGGCCGCCGTCCGCCTCGCCTTCAAAGAGCTCGGCGCGGAACGCGTCGCGCTTATCAGCGACTCCGTCGCCGGAGCCGGACTGCCGCGGGGGGAATACGTCTTCCGCGGCATAAAGCACAGGCGCGACGGGGGAAAGGCGGTGCGCCTCGCCGACGGGCAGCTCGCCGGAGGAGGCGGCTTTCTGCTGGATAACGTCCGCAGCGCCGTGGAGTTCGGCGTGCCGCTCGCGGACGCCGTCCGCGCGGCCTCGCTCACTCCCGCCCGCGTCATCGGCGCGGAGGGGCGCATCGGCAGCATCGCCACCGGCAAGCGCGCGGACCTCATCCTCGTCGACGCGGAGCTGAAACTCAAAGCAGTCGTCCTGCGCGGCATACTTCTCTCATAA
- a CDS encoding WG repeat-containing protein, whose product MKKHLTKILCLVLAAFTLALCCSCGKGEESVTPESQDVAPVFEPVAANMTDLAYVGGGLVSFKDAATGKLGLINSAGETVVEAEYSKVKYCAMQLFFVLTKPDGSECTYNPEDKTYTDGNLCAHGGPATFVWDAANQQAVYYEVDAYPVPEEDLPAEGKAEIIFDLETRKVGLVGHDGKLIVEPIYDEGLPFANGFAAVKKDGKWGYVDMQGTVIIGFYYDDAYVGAACTDLGQGMPYDADANGMIVLNHEGLYGMYNGAGDIVCAFQYRDIIPFGDGTYAALTWGEEWRIGNIGGISSYR is encoded by the coding sequence ATGAAAAAGCATCTGACAAAGATCCTTTGTCTCGTGCTCGCGGCGTTTACGCTCGCGCTTTGCTGCAGCTGCGGCAAGGGCGAGGAAAGCGTTACGCCCGAGTCGCAGGACGTCGCGCCGGTCTTCGAGCCGGTCGCGGCTAATATGACCGACCTGGCGTACGTCGGCGGCGGGCTCGTTTCCTTCAAGGACGCCGCGACCGGCAAGCTCGGCCTCATCAATTCCGCGGGCGAAACGGTCGTCGAGGCGGAGTATTCGAAGGTCAAATACTGCGCGATGCAGCTCTTCTTCGTGCTGACGAAGCCGGACGGCAGCGAATGCACCTATAATCCCGAAGACAAGACTTATACCGACGGCAACCTCTGCGCTCACGGCGGACCCGCGACATTCGTCTGGGACGCCGCGAATCAGCAGGCGGTCTACTATGAAGTCGACGCTTACCCCGTTCCTGAGGAGGATCTTCCCGCGGAGGGCAAAGCGGAGATAATATTCGACCTCGAGACCCGCAAGGTAGGCCTTGTCGGTCACGACGGCAAGCTTATCGTCGAGCCGATCTACGACGAAGGTCTGCCCTTCGCCAACGGCTTTGCGGCAGTGAAGAAGGACGGCAAATGGGGCTACGTCGATATGCAAGGGACCGTGATAATCGGTTTCTATTATGACGACGCCTACGTAGGCGCCGCCTGCACCGATCTCGGTCAGGGAATGCCGTACGACGCTGACGCGAACGGAATGATCGTCCTCAATCATGAAGGGCTTTACGGTATGTACAACGGCGCCGGCGACATTGTCTGCGCATTCCAGTATAGAGATATAATCCCCTTCGGCGACGGCACCTATGCCGCGCTTACATGGGGCGAAGAATGGCGGATCGGCAATATCGGCGGGATTTCCTCATACCGTTGA
- a CDS encoding bifunctional glycosyltransferase family 2/GtrA family protein, which yields MKDISIVIPSLDPDEKLVEVVRGLREAGFEDIVIINDGSAAETLRFYDEAAALGGVTMLAHEENRGKGRALKTALEWLIANRPNIAGAVTADSDGQHTVEDITAVALELAAHPDSIVMGCRDFDSKDVPARSRFGNKATRTVLRMSTGLRLTDTQTGLRGLPSCRFAELLQIDGERYEFEMNALVCAGKKGIPIREVPIRTVYINGNVGSKFRVVADSVRIYRVFAFTLNSVLSTLLELAIFTLLNWLLDMTGVPTSVKLLISTVVSRICSSIVNYTINKKAVFRSGGKASMRRYYTMWLCQMGASYGLVYLFVRLTGATGLLKTVVKMAVDTTLFFVGYFVQKNWVFKDDGK from the coding sequence ATGAAGGACATTTCCATCGTAATACCGAGTCTGGACCCCGACGAAAAGCTCGTCGAGGTCGTTCGCGGACTGCGCGAAGCGGGCTTTGAGGATATAGTGATTATCAACGACGGCTCCGCCGCGGAAACGCTGCGCTTTTATGACGAAGCGGCGGCGCTCGGCGGCGTTACGATGCTTGCGCATGAGGAGAATCGCGGCAAGGGCAGGGCGCTGAAGACCGCGCTCGAGTGGCTTATCGCGAACCGCCCGAATATCGCCGGTGCCGTGACCGCCGACAGCGACGGACAGCACACTGTCGAAGACATAACCGCCGTCGCGCTGGAGCTCGCCGCGCATCCCGACAGCATCGTCATGGGCTGCCGCGACTTTGACTCGAAGGACGTTCCCGCCCGCAGCCGCTTCGGCAACAAGGCGACGCGCACGGTGCTGCGTATGTCCACCGGCCTGCGCCTTACAGACACACAGACGGGGCTTCGCGGACTGCCGTCGTGTCGTTTCGCGGAGCTGCTTCAGATCGACGGCGAGCGCTACGAATTCGAGATGAACGCGCTCGTCTGCGCCGGCAAGAAAGGCATTCCGATACGCGAAGTGCCGATCAGGACCGTCTACATCAACGGCAACGTCGGGTCGAAGTTCCGCGTCGTCGCGGACTCGGTGCGTATCTACCGCGTTTTCGCGTTCACGCTGAACTCTGTGCTCTCCACCCTGCTCGAGCTTGCGATATTCACGCTGCTCAACTGGCTGCTCGATATGACGGGCGTACCGACCTCGGTCAAGCTGCTTATCTCTACGGTGGTCTCGCGTATCTGCTCGTCGATCGTCAACTACACGATAAACAAAAAAGCGGTATTCCGCAGCGGCGGAAAGGCGAGTATGCGCCGCTACTACACTATGTGGCTCTGTCAGATGGGCGCGTCCTACGGCCTCGTGTACCTCTTCGTTAGGTTGACCGGCGCGACCGGACTGCTCAAGACCGTCGTGAAGATGGCGGTCGATACGACGCTCTTCTTCGTCGGTTACTTCGTGCAGAAAAACTGGGTTTTCAAAGACGACGGCAAATAA
- the glpK gene encoding glycerol kinase GlpK, which translates to MMKYVLALDEGTTSARAVLFDEECRAVAIAQHEFTQIYPRAGWVEHDAVEIYAKQYASMTECVAKSGVSPDDIAAVGITNQRETTVVWDKRTGEPVCNAIVWQCRRTADVCEKLQAEGLGDYVAEKTGLRIDAYFSGTKLKWILDNVPRARERAERGELLFGTVDCWLLWKLTGGKVHATDRTNASRTMLYDISADRWDEGLLQALDIPACILPEVRSSGEVYGYTDVMGTQVPVCGIAGDQQSALFGQGCFESGEAKNTYGTGCFLLANVGETRPDVKNGLIVTAAAGEKGAPRQFAIEGSIFVGGAAIQWLRDELRVIEKSADSEKLAFSVPDNGGVYLVPAFVGLGAPYWDMRARGALFGMTRGTDGAVLCRAALESIAYQTDDLIRVLREAGLPLTCLKADGGASQNRFLMQFQADISDVEVLLPPSPEATALGAALLAGLAAGVWRGRAEIKEKLGGGTRYSPAMSENERSRLLDGWKRAVAACRAFDK; encoded by the coding sequence ATGATGAAATACGTTCTCGCGCTCGACGAAGGCACGACAAGCGCACGCGCTGTCCTCTTCGACGAGGAATGCCGCGCGGTCGCGATAGCACAGCACGAATTCACACAGATTTACCCCCGCGCCGGCTGGGTCGAACACGACGCTGTGGAGATATACGCCAAGCAGTATGCCTCGATGACGGAATGCGTCGCGAAAAGCGGAGTCTCCCCCGACGACATCGCCGCCGTCGGCATCACTAATCAGCGTGAAACCACGGTCGTCTGGGACAAACGCACCGGCGAACCCGTCTGCAACGCGATCGTATGGCAGTGCCGCCGCACCGCGGACGTCTGCGAGAAACTGCAGGCGGAGGGGCTGGGCGACTACGTCGCGGAGAAGACCGGACTGCGCATAGACGCCTATTTCAGCGGCACCAAGCTCAAATGGATACTCGACAACGTTCCCCGCGCCCGTGAACGCGCGGAGCGCGGCGAGCTGCTCTTCGGCACCGTCGACTGCTGGCTGCTCTGGAAGCTCACCGGCGGCAAGGTGCACGCAACGGACCGCACCAACGCATCCCGCACGATGCTCTATGATATTTCAGCCGACCGCTGGGACGAAGGACTGCTCCAAGCGCTCGACATACCCGCCTGCATACTGCCGGAAGTCCGCAGCAGCGGCGAGGTCTACGGCTATACCGACGTTATGGGAACGCAGGTGCCCGTCTGCGGCATCGCGGGCGATCAGCAGTCCGCGCTCTTCGGACAGGGCTGCTTCGAATCCGGCGAGGCGAAGAACACCTACGGCACCGGCTGCTTCCTGCTCGCCAACGTCGGCGAGACGCGGCCGGACGTGAAAAACGGCCTCATCGTCACCGCCGCCGCGGGCGAGAAGGGCGCGCCGCGGCAGTTCGCGATCGAGGGCAGCATCTTCGTCGGAGGCGCCGCGATACAGTGGCTCCGCGACGAGCTGCGCGTGATCGAGAAATCCGCGGACAGCGAAAAACTCGCCTTCAGCGTGCCGGATAACGGCGGCGTCTACCTTGTGCCCGCGTTCGTCGGGCTCGGCGCACCGTACTGGGATATGCGCGCTCGCGGCGCTCTATTCGGCATGACGCGCGGCACCGACGGCGCCGTACTATGCCGCGCCGCGCTCGAATCCATCGCCTACCAGACCGACGACCTAATCCGCGTGCTTCGCGAAGCCGGCCTCCCGCTGACCTGTCTGAAGGCCGACGGAGGCGCCTCGCAGAACCGCTTCCTGATGCAGTTCCAGGCGGATATATCCGACGTGGAAGTGCTGCTTCCGCCGTCCCCGGAGGCGACCGCGCTCGGCGCGGCGCTGCTCGCGGGCCTCGCGGCGGGAGTCTGGCGCGGCCGCGCGGAAATCAAGGAGAAGCTCGGCGGCGGAACGCGATACTCTCCCGCCATGAGCGAAAACGAACGCTCGCGGCTGCTCGACGGCTGGAAACGCGCCGTCGCCGCCTGCCGCGCTTTCGATAAATAG
- a CDS encoding alpha/beta fold hydrolase: MITVIEKKVPSCDGIHELAGKVYLPEGEPKGLFHVVHGMTEHIGRYDAFMRAAAEAGFVCFGYDHLGHGHTAKDDSELGYIAKKNGWKLLAQDVAEFADAMKKEYGDDLHYILLGHSMGSFVVRTAAETTFIPDRLVVMGTGGPNPAAKAGSAMMGVMKTFKGGHAYSGLAEKLAFGKYNDRFAGENDPRSWLTKDTGVRATYSQDKFCTFRFTVSAYQDLMRLTSFCNGKKWFKNIDKSLPILLVSGSEDPVGNYGEGVKTVYERLKAEGAQVEMKLYENCRHEILNDTCRGEATADILEFATRK, from the coding sequence ATGATAACCGTTATCGAGAAAAAAGTCCCGTCGTGCGACGGTATACACGAGCTCGCCGGCAAGGTCTATCTGCCCGAAGGCGAGCCCAAAGGTCTCTTTCACGTAGTGCACGGAATGACCGAGCACATCGGGCGCTACGACGCCTTCATGCGCGCCGCCGCGGAGGCGGGTTTCGTCTGCTTCGGCTACGACCACCTCGGGCACGGACACACCGCGAAGGACGACTCCGAGCTCGGCTACATTGCGAAGAAGAACGGCTGGAAGCTGCTCGCGCAGGACGTCGCCGAGTTCGCCGACGCGATGAAGAAGGAATACGGCGACGACCTGCATTATATCCTGCTCGGGCACAGCATGGGCTCCTTCGTCGTGCGCACCGCCGCCGAAACGACCTTTATCCCCGACCGCCTCGTCGTAATGGGCACCGGCGGCCCGAATCCCGCAGCGAAGGCCGGCTCCGCGATGATGGGCGTGATGAAGACGTTCAAGGGCGGACACGCCTATTCCGGCCTCGCGGAAAAGCTCGCGTTCGGCAAGTATAACGACCGCTTCGCAGGCGAAAACGACCCGCGCAGCTGGCTGACGAAGGACACGGGCGTCCGCGCGACCTACTCGCAGGACAAGTTCTGCACCTTCCGCTTCACCGTCAGCGCGTATCAGGACCTGATGCGCCTGACCTCCTTCTGCAACGGCAAAAAGTGGTTCAAAAACATCGACAAGTCCCTGCCGATACTGCTCGTGTCCGGCTCCGAAGACCCCGTCGGCAACTACGGCGAGGGCGTCAAGACCGTTTACGAACGGTTGAAAGCCGAGGGAGCGCAGGTCGAGATGAAGCTCTACGAAAACTGCCGCCACGAGATACTCAACGACACCTGCCGCGGCGAAGCCACCGCGGATATACTCGAGTTCGCGACACGGAAATAA